The Enterobacter asburiae genome window below encodes:
- a CDS encoding exoribonuclease II yields the protein MFQDNPLLAQLKQQLHSQTPRAEGVVKATEKGFGFLEVDAQKSYFIPPPQMKKVMHGDRVKAVIHTEKDRESAEPEELIEPFLTRFVGKVQRKDDRLAIVPDHPLLKDAIPCRAARGVEHDFKEGDWAVAEMRRHPLKGDRGFYAELTQFITFGADHFVPWWVTLARHNLEKEAPNGVATEMQDEGLTRRDLTALEFVTIDSASTEDMDDALYAEEGADGKLHLTVAIADPTAWIAEGSKLDDAAKIRAFTNYLPGFNIPMLPRELSDDLCSLRPNEVRPVLACRMTIAADGAIEDDIEFFAATIESKAKLAYDNVSDWLENTGSWKPESDAIAAQIRLLHRICLNRGEWRKTHALVFKDRPDYRFVLGEKGEVLDIVAEPRRIANRIVEEAMISANICAARVLRDKLGFGIYNVHTGFDPANTEALAALLKTHDVHVDPEEVLTLPGFCKLRRELDAQPSGFLDSRIRRFQSFAEISTEPGPHFGLGLEAYATWTSPIRKYGDMVNHRLLKAIIKGATIARPQEDTTLQMADRRRLNRMAERDVGDWLYARFLQDKAGTDTRFAAEIIDISRGGMRVRLVDNGAVAFIPAPFLHAVRDEMVCSQENGTVQIKGETVYKVTDVIDVTIAEVRMETRSIIARPVA from the coding sequence ATGTTTCAGGACAACCCGCTGCTAGCGCAGCTTAAACAGCAACTGCATTCCCAGACGCCGCGTGCAGAAGGGGTCGTAAAAGCCACGGAAAAGGGCTTTGGCTTCCTTGAGGTTGACGCGCAGAAAAGCTACTTCATTCCGCCACCGCAGATGAAGAAAGTGATGCATGGCGATCGCGTCAAGGCCGTCATTCATACCGAGAAGGACCGCGAGTCTGCCGAGCCGGAAGAACTGATCGAACCGTTCCTGACCCGTTTTGTGGGTAAGGTGCAGAGAAAAGACGATCGTCTTGCTATCGTGCCGGATCATCCCCTGCTGAAAGATGCCATTCCCTGCCGCGCCGCCCGTGGCGTTGAGCATGATTTTAAAGAAGGTGACTGGGCCGTAGCAGAAATGCGCCGTCATCCTCTGAAAGGCGATCGCGGTTTTTATGCTGAGCTGACCCAGTTCATCACCTTTGGCGCCGACCATTTCGTGCCATGGTGGGTCACGCTGGCACGCCATAATCTTGAAAAAGAAGCGCCGAACGGCGTAGCGACCGAGATGCAGGACGAAGGTCTGACGCGCCGCGATCTCACCGCGCTGGAGTTTGTCACCATCGACAGCGCCAGCACGGAAGATATGGATGACGCGCTGTACGCTGAAGAGGGCGCCGATGGCAAACTCCATTTGACCGTCGCCATTGCCGATCCAACCGCCTGGATTGCCGAAGGCAGCAAGCTGGATGACGCCGCGAAAATCCGTGCGTTCACTAACTACCTGCCAGGCTTCAACATTCCGATGCTGCCGCGCGAATTGTCAGACGATCTCTGCTCGCTGCGTCCAAACGAAGTGCGCCCGGTCCTTGCCTGCCGCATGACTATCGCCGCAGATGGCGCGATTGAAGACGATATCGAGTTCTTTGCCGCCACCATCGAATCGAAAGCCAAGCTGGCCTACGATAACGTCTCCGACTGGCTTGAAAATACCGGTAGCTGGAAACCTGAATCAGACGCCATTGCCGCGCAAATCCGTCTGCTGCATCGCATCTGCCTGAACCGCGGCGAATGGCGTAAAACCCATGCACTGGTGTTCAAAGACCGCCCGGACTATCGCTTTGTTCTGGGCGAGAAAGGCGAAGTGCTGGACATCGTGGCCGAACCGCGACGCATTGCGAACCGCATCGTTGAAGAGGCGATGATTTCCGCCAACATCTGTGCCGCACGCGTGCTTCGCGACAAGCTGGGCTTTGGCATTTACAACGTCCACACCGGGTTTGATCCGGCGAATACCGAAGCGCTGGCGGCCCTGCTGAAGACTCACGATGTGCACGTTGATCCGGAAGAAGTGCTGACGCTGCCGGGCTTCTGCAAGCTTCGCCGCGAACTGGACGCGCAGCCGTCGGGTTTCCTGGACAGCCGCATTCGTCGCTTCCAGTCCTTCGCTGAAATCAGCACCGAACCTGGCCCGCACTTTGGTCTTGGCCTCGAAGCTTACGCCACCTGGACATCGCCGATCCGTAAGTATGGCGATATGGTCAACCACCGTCTGCTGAAAGCGATTATCAAAGGTGCAACCATTGCCCGTCCGCAGGAGGACACCACGCTGCAGATGGCCGATCGCCGCCGCCTGAACCGCATGGCGGAACGTGACGTTGGAGACTGGCTGTACGCGCGCTTCCTGCAGGATAAAGCCGGTACGGACACCCGTTTCGCCGCAGAGATCATCGATATCAGCCGAGGGGGGATGCGCGTCCGTCTGGTCGATAACGGTGCTGTCGCGTTTATTCCTGCGCCGTTCCTGCATGCGGTTCGTGACGAAATGGTCTGTAGCCAGGAAAACGGTACCGTGCAAATTAAAGGTGAAACAGTTTACAAAGTCACCGACGTGATTGACGTTACTATCGCCGAAGTTCGCATGGAAACCCGCAGTATTATCGCGCGCCCTGTCGCCTGA
- the fabI gene encoding enoyl-ACP reductase FabI: MGFLSGKRILVTGVASKLSIAYGIAQAMHREGAELAFTYQNDKLKGRVEEFAAQLGSSIVLECDVAQDESIDGMFAELAKAWPKFDGFVHSIGFAPGDQLDGDYVNAVTRDGFKIAHDISSYSFVAMAKSCRAMLNPGAALLTLSYLGAERAIPNYNVMGLAKASLEANVRYMANAMGPEGVRVNAISAGPIRTLAASGIKDFRKMLAHCEAVTPIRRTVTIEDVGNSAAFLCSDLSAGISGEVVHVDGGFNIAAMNELEIK; encoded by the coding sequence ATGGGTTTTCTTTCCGGTAAGCGCATTCTGGTAACTGGCGTTGCCAGCAAACTGTCCATCGCATACGGCATCGCACAGGCAATGCATCGCGAAGGCGCTGAGCTGGCGTTCACCTACCAGAACGACAAGCTGAAAGGCCGTGTTGAAGAGTTTGCCGCGCAGCTGGGTTCCAGCATTGTTCTGGAATGTGACGTTGCACAAGACGAAAGCATCGACGGCATGTTTGCTGAACTGGCAAAAGCATGGCCGAAATTCGACGGTTTCGTTCACTCCATTGGCTTCGCTCCTGGCGACCAGCTGGACGGCGACTACGTGAACGCGGTTACCCGTGATGGCTTCAAAATCGCTCACGACATCAGCTCCTACAGCTTCGTTGCGATGGCGAAATCCTGCCGCGCGATGCTGAACCCGGGCGCAGCCCTGCTGACCCTGTCCTACCTGGGCGCTGAGCGTGCTATCCCTAACTACAACGTTATGGGTCTGGCGAAAGCGTCTCTGGAAGCCAACGTACGCTACATGGCGAACGCAATGGGTCCTGAAGGCGTGCGCGTTAACGCCATCTCTGCAGGTCCTATCCGCACCCTGGCAGCTTCCGGTATTAAAGATTTCCGTAAAATGCTGGCACACTGCGAAGCGGTTACCCCGATTCGTCGTACCGTTACCATTGAAGATGTGGGTAACTCTGCGGCATTCCTGTGCTCTGACCTTTCCGCTGGTATCTCCGGCGAAGTGGTTCACGTTGACGGCGGCTTCAACATCGCTGCAATGAACGAGCTGGAAATTAAATAA
- a CDS encoding CMD domain-containing protein → MEQRRFSGKGHWYHETQSNHAQTDVLPLVPEAANVDDRFLLDLALPDEIVAACSGWLTPARALCHQLFPLSIPVNRLHTLSAYDRLSTALTVAQACGVQRLCNHYAALLAPLPGPDSSRESNRRLAQITQYARQLASSPDVIDDKAQNQLDEVGLSTYDIVVISQIIGFIGFQARVVAIFQALLGHPVRWLPGHHIQPQTLPASHAAWVPLLPVVELRYASAHQLESLSRWQAEPALEALTPVLCHEPSLLDLTGEILLNTREAIPLTSPALSAAVELLTRSPDRFSAAQFTPLTDQGLPGEHAIMLLTRSAFDGWLNRLKVAFGKEE, encoded by the coding sequence ATGGAACAACGCCGTTTTTCCGGCAAAGGCCACTGGTATCACGAGACCCAGTCGAACCACGCGCAGACAGATGTTCTGCCTCTGGTGCCCGAAGCCGCTAACGTCGACGATCGTTTTTTGCTCGATTTAGCCCTGCCTGATGAGATTGTCGCCGCCTGTTCTGGCTGGCTTACCCCTGCCAGAGCCTTATGCCACCAGCTGTTTCCGCTCTCAATTCCCGTGAACCGTCTGCATACGCTCAGCGCCTACGATCGGCTCAGCACCGCGCTAACGGTCGCACAGGCCTGTGGGGTTCAGCGGCTCTGTAACCATTACGCCGCCCTCCTCGCCCCGCTTCCCGGCCCGGACTCCTCGCGCGAAAGCAACAGACGTCTGGCGCAAATTACGCAGTATGCCCGCCAGCTCGCCAGCTCCCCTGATGTCATCGATGATAAAGCGCAGAACCAGCTTGATGAGGTTGGCCTGTCGACGTATGACATTGTGGTGATTAGCCAGATTATCGGGTTTATCGGTTTTCAGGCGCGCGTGGTCGCGATTTTTCAGGCGTTGTTAGGACACCCTGTTCGCTGGTTGCCAGGCCATCATATTCAGCCGCAAACTCTGCCCGCGAGCCACGCCGCCTGGGTGCCGCTGTTGCCCGTCGTCGAGCTGCGCTATGCGAGTGCGCATCAGCTTGAGTCGCTGTCTCGCTGGCAGGCAGAACCCGCGCTGGAGGCGCTGACGCCGGTCCTTTGCCACGAGCCGTCGCTGCTCGACCTGACCGGAGAGATCCTGTTAAACACCCGCGAAGCGATCCCGCTGACGTCCCCCGCACTTTCGGCGGCGGTCGAACTGCTGACGCGCTCTCCGGACCGCTTCAGCGCCGCGCAGTTTACCCCGCTAACGGATCAAGGACTCCCCGGCGAACATGCCATCATGCTGCTTACCCGGAGCGCGTTTGACGGCTGGCTCAATCGTTTGAAAGTCGCGTTTGGTAAAGAGGAATAA
- a CDS encoding multidrug efflux RND transporter permease subunit — protein MPHFFIERPVFAWVVALFIVLAGLLSIPRLPVAQYPAVAPPGIIISVSYPGASPDIMNTSVVSLIEREISGVDNLLYFESSSDTTGSASITVTFKPGTDIKLAQMDLQNQIKIVEPRLPQAVRQNGINVEAANSGFLMMVGLKSATGQFEEADLSDYFARNVSDELRRVPGVGKVQLFGGEKALRIWLDPMKLHGYGLSVSDVLTAVGQQNALVSPGKTGDEPASAGQGVTYPITVKGQLSSVEAFRNITLKSDASGARLKLSDIARIESGLQSYAFGIRENGVPATAAAIQLSPGANAMSTASGVRARIDELSRVLPEGMAFTIPFDTAPFVKLSIMKVVQTFVEAMVLVFLVMLLFLHKIRCTLIPAIVAPVALLGTFTVMLLSGYSINILTMFGMVLAIGIIVDDAIVVVENVERLMEEKSLSPRDATRQAMQEITPAIIGITLVLTAVFIPMGFAEGSVGIIYRQFCISMAVSILLSAFLALTLTPALCATLLKPHQAGKSGGGRFAVGFNARFRALTACYEAGLGAVLKRTGRMLLLYAALCAALFLGLSSLPSSFLPDEDQGYFMSSIQLPSDATMQRTLNVVKKFEEEIAARPDIESYIMILGFGFSGSGPNSAMAFTTLKDWKDRQGSTAQGEADQIQASMANISDAVTMSLLPPAISDMGTSSGFTWYVQDRAGLGYEALKRAADALVMQANQRPELSDVYIDGLPEGTSLALQVDREKAEAMGVSFDEINQTLSVTLGSNYVNDYTNNGRVQQVIIQADAPYRMQPEQILTLSVKNRMGQMVPVSTFATLSWHVAPQQLTRYQGYSAIRITGSAAPGASSGTAMKVMESLSRDLPLGMAGEWAGSSLQERKSESQLPGLIVLSILVVFMVLAALYESWSIPFAVMLVVPLGLIGAVIAVSVAGMTNDVFFKVGLITLIGLSAKNAILIVEFARQLHRQGQPLLAATIHAAGQRLRPILMTSLAFTLGVVPLMLARGASDSTQHAIGTGVFGGMISGTLLAIFFVPVFFIVIARFIDNLRKA, from the coding sequence ATGCCGCATTTTTTTATTGAACGCCCCGTTTTCGCCTGGGTAGTGGCGCTTTTTATCGTTCTGGCGGGACTTCTGTCTATTCCCCGTTTGCCGGTTGCGCAGTATCCGGCGGTGGCACCGCCGGGAATCATTATTTCCGTCAGTTACCCGGGGGCCAGCCCCGACATCATGAATACGTCGGTGGTGTCATTAATCGAGCGCGAAATCTCTGGCGTAGATAATTTGCTCTACTTTGAATCATCCAGTGACACAACCGGTTCGGCATCGATTACCGTCACGTTTAAACCGGGCACGGACATCAAGCTGGCGCAGATGGATCTGCAGAATCAGATTAAGATCGTCGAGCCTCGTCTACCTCAGGCGGTAAGGCAAAACGGCATTAACGTTGAGGCCGCTAACTCTGGCTTTTTAATGATGGTGGGGCTGAAGTCCGCGACGGGTCAATTTGAGGAAGCCGATTTAAGCGACTATTTTGCCAGAAACGTCAGTGACGAGCTTCGTCGCGTGCCCGGCGTAGGGAAAGTTCAGCTGTTTGGCGGCGAAAAAGCGCTGCGCATCTGGCTGGATCCCATGAAGCTCCACGGCTACGGGCTTTCGGTGAGCGATGTTCTTACCGCCGTTGGCCAGCAAAATGCCCTTGTGTCGCCCGGCAAAACGGGAGATGAGCCAGCATCTGCAGGACAAGGGGTGACGTATCCCATCACCGTGAAGGGACAACTCTCCTCGGTTGAGGCGTTCAGGAATATCACCCTGAAATCTGACGCATCCGGCGCCCGCCTGAAACTGTCCGACATTGCGCGGATTGAATCTGGCCTGCAAAGCTACGCCTTTGGTATCCGTGAAAATGGCGTGCCCGCAACGGCGGCGGCAATTCAGCTCTCGCCAGGCGCGAATGCAATGAGTACGGCTTCCGGCGTACGGGCGCGCATCGACGAGCTTTCCCGGGTGCTACCTGAAGGAATGGCATTTACGATCCCCTTCGACACCGCGCCATTTGTGAAACTTTCTATCATGAAAGTTGTTCAGACATTTGTGGAAGCAATGGTCCTGGTCTTCCTGGTTATGCTGCTGTTTCTGCACAAGATACGCTGCACGCTTATCCCGGCGATTGTTGCTCCCGTCGCACTTCTTGGCACCTTCACCGTGATGCTATTGAGCGGCTACTCCATCAATATTCTGACGATGTTCGGCATGGTGCTGGCGATAGGGATTATCGTTGATGATGCCATTGTGGTCGTAGAAAACGTTGAACGGCTGATGGAGGAAAAAAGCCTGTCCCCGCGTGACGCCACGCGGCAAGCTATGCAGGAAATCACCCCGGCGATTATTGGCATCACGCTGGTGCTTACCGCCGTCTTTATCCCCATGGGGTTTGCGGAAGGGTCCGTCGGGATTATCTACCGACAATTTTGTATTTCCATGGCGGTCTCCATACTGCTGTCCGCGTTTCTTGCCCTGACGCTGACGCCTGCCCTGTGCGCAACGCTACTCAAGCCGCATCAGGCAGGAAAGAGCGGAGGCGGAAGGTTCGCGGTCGGGTTTAACGCGCGCTTTCGTGCGCTCACCGCCTGTTACGAAGCCGGGCTGGGTGCCGTTCTGAAGCGAACCGGGCGTATGCTGCTCCTGTACGCTGCGCTTTGTGCTGCGCTATTTCTGGGATTGTCTTCGTTACCGTCGTCCTTTCTGCCGGACGAAGATCAGGGCTACTTTATGTCCTCAATCCAGCTGCCTTCTGATGCCACGATGCAGCGCACCCTCAACGTGGTTAAAAAATTTGAAGAGGAAATTGCGGCCCGGCCGGATATTGAAAGCTACATTATGATCCTGGGGTTTGGGTTTTCAGGTTCAGGACCAAACTCGGCTATGGCCTTCACCACGCTGAAGGACTGGAAAGATCGGCAGGGCTCGACGGCCCAGGGGGAAGCCGACCAGATACAGGCCAGCATGGCGAACATCTCTGATGCCGTCACGATGAGCCTGCTCCCGCCGGCCATTTCGGATATGGGCACTTCGTCGGGCTTCACCTGGTACGTGCAGGACAGAGCGGGACTGGGCTACGAGGCGTTAAAGCGCGCTGCCGACGCGCTGGTCATGCAGGCCAACCAGCGCCCTGAACTGAGTGACGTGTATATAGACGGGCTTCCGGAAGGAACAAGCCTTGCGCTCCAGGTGGACAGAGAAAAGGCGGAAGCGATGGGCGTCTCATTTGATGAAATCAACCAGACGCTCTCCGTCACCCTGGGCTCAAATTACGTCAATGACTATACGAACAACGGCCGAGTTCAGCAGGTGATTATTCAGGCCGATGCGCCCTACCGAATGCAGCCTGAGCAGATACTGACATTATCAGTGAAAAACCGGATGGGGCAGATGGTGCCGGTATCAACGTTTGCCACGCTTTCCTGGCACGTTGCGCCGCAGCAGTTGACGCGTTATCAGGGATATTCGGCTATTCGCATTACCGGAAGTGCGGCGCCGGGAGCGTCCAGCGGCACCGCAATGAAGGTTATGGAGAGTTTGTCCAGAGATTTACCTCTGGGCATGGCGGGCGAGTGGGCCGGGAGCTCATTGCAGGAGAGAAAATCGGAATCTCAGCTTCCGGGCCTTATCGTCCTGTCGATACTGGTCGTGTTTATGGTGCTCGCCGCCCTGTATGAGAGCTGGTCTATTCCATTTGCGGTCATGCTGGTCGTTCCGCTGGGCCTTATCGGCGCGGTGATAGCGGTGTCTGTTGCCGGCATGACAAATGACGTTTTCTTCAAGGTCGGCCTGATTACGCTTATCGGCCTGTCGGCCAAGAACGCCATTCTGATTGTTGAATTTGCGAGGCAGCTCCATCGCCAGGGGCAGCCCCTGCTGGCGGCAACCATTCATGCCGCCGGCCAGCGCCTGCGCCCTATTCTGATGACGTCGTTAGCCTTCACCTTAGGGGTTGTTCCGTTGATGCTGGCCCGTGGGGCGAGCGACAGTACGCAGCATGCCATCGGTACCGGCGTATTTGGCGGCATGATTAGCGGTACGCTTCTCGCCATTTTCTTCGTACCGGTTTTCTTTATCGTCATCGCGCGCTTCATCGACAACCTCAGGAAAGCGTGA
- a CDS encoding ABC transporter six-transmembrane domain-containing protein — protein sequence MMNRNNNFRSSEPAGVMRSLKKLAIRHRKKLAVIFFLVVAENVTFLLYPVLAGIAINAILAGETLNAALYGLMVLCMWFIGAARRSIDTRTFARIYAGLAVSVVLAQRKYQLNHSAIAARVTLSREYVDFFEMHLPLLITSLSSLFGAAIMLLFIEFWAGVMCFAIVFILLGFVSGYARKNEWLFMRLNNRLEKEVDYVHKAGTATLHRHYSALARLRIALSDREAWGYLWVGVLVAALFTLTIVWMTRSSGITAGHIYSVMTYMWMFATSLDDAPQLLEKFSQLRDIGKRVSTDDETHVTGR from the coding sequence AAAAAACTGGCTGTCATTTTCTTCCTGGTGGTGGCCGAAAACGTAACTTTTTTACTTTATCCCGTTCTGGCAGGCATCGCGATAAATGCCATCCTCGCCGGTGAAACGCTTAACGCCGCGCTGTATGGCCTGATGGTACTTTGTATGTGGTTCATCGGTGCAGCCAGACGGAGCATCGACACGCGCACGTTTGCACGCATTTATGCCGGACTCGCGGTTTCCGTCGTCCTGGCACAGCGCAAATACCAGCTTAACCATTCGGCGATCGCCGCCAGGGTAACGCTCTCGCGCGAATATGTGGATTTCTTTGAAATGCACCTTCCCCTGCTTATTACCTCGCTGAGCTCACTTTTTGGTGCCGCCATCATGTTGCTGTTTATTGAGTTTTGGGCCGGCGTCATGTGCTTTGCGATTGTATTTATTCTGCTCGGATTTGTCTCAGGATATGCCCGTAAAAATGAATGGCTGTTCATGCGCCTGAATAATCGGCTGGAAAAAGAAGTGGATTATGTTCATAAGGCGGGCACGGCTACCCTTCACCGACATTACTCCGCGCTGGCGCGTTTACGTATCGCACTATCTGACCGCGAGGCGTGGGGCTATTTGTGGGTCGGCGTGCTTGTTGCCGCGCTTTTTACACTGACCATCGTCTGGATGACGCGCTCAAGCGGCATCACCGCCGGACATATTTACTCAGTGATGACCTACATGTGGATGTTCGCGACGAGCCTCGATGACGCGCCGCAGCTTCTTGAGAAATTTTCGCAGCTCAGGGATATCGGTAAGCGCGTATCCACTGATGATGAAACTCACGTAACGGGACGTTAA